One genomic region from Chiloscyllium plagiosum isolate BGI_BamShark_2017 chromosome 21, ASM401019v2, whole genome shotgun sequence encodes:
- the LOC122560500 gene encoding cytochrome c oxidase subunit 6B1 produces the protein MAEDIQTKLKNYKTAPFDARFPNQNQTRNCFQNYLDYHRCTKALTAKGADTSLCEWYNRVAKSLCPISWINKWNDQLAEGTFPGKI, from the exons ATGGCAGAGGATATCCAGACCAAGTTGAAGAATTACAAGACGGCACCTTTTGATGCCAGGTTTCCCAACCAAAATCAAACCAGGAACTGCTTTCAAAATTACCTAG ACTACCATCGTTGTACTAAAGCACTGACTGCAAAAGGAGCTGATACTTCTCTATGTGAGTGGTATAACAGGGTCGCGAAATCACTCTGCCCAATCTCCTGG ATAAACAAATGGAATGACCAGTTGGCTGAAGGCACGTTCCCTGGAAAAATCTAA